DNA from Pseudophryne corroboree isolate aPseCor3 chromosome 7, aPseCor3.hap2, whole genome shotgun sequence:
TATAAATCACAGACATTAAGGCTAACACTTGTTATATGTTGTTATGTGTGAAGCTTTTATGTGATTTTTATTGCGACATTTCATTGTGTAATTTTTTATGTAACAATCAGCgtgatatatattaaaaaactgtACATCACTATATCCAACTCCATTTTGTTTTTGGGTGGATACGAATTGAACGACTGAATAATTTGGAGGATTATTGACAAAGGAAATCCGGTTAacagtagcgccagataagtttaccCTTTTTTTCTGTATGCATTGAGGCTTTTATACTACCTGTGGTGGTGCCGTGCTCTCCAGCCCAGGACCTTCTTTTGCTTTACTAACACTACCAGAGCACCCCTAGACGGTGAGAGACCCTGTTTTTGGACTAAAGTATACCTGCACTGTTGCCACTTTACACATTGCCATGTGTGTTttcatttagaattgtatatgcaatatgtattattaaatgttttttttttaatgcctaTGCTCTCCTCATAcattaaggacagtaatttggggctattacatttttttggggggtgtaagTGCCAACACACTTACACCGCCTGAAAATTAATTTTGGTATCAGGCCTTAGTATGTAATGCCGGCGCACAGGATCTAAAGTATACCTCTCCCTGCCGCTACCCTTTCCCCATCcactctagcgagcgatcaactcggaatgagggccattgtaaagagACATGTCAAAAATACGTACTGATGTGTCCCTTTTCAGTTTAAAGACTAATTGCGGCTAACACAACTCATTATTCGCAATAAGCATGCCCGTGGTGTGCATGTATCCGCGATCCATAGGATCATATGGTGTGTACGCTCCCGCAAACAGGACGCAGCTTACGATGCGGCTGCAAGCAGGTAAGATAAGATTGGCCACATCTGTATTtttaggagggcgcaaaatttatagtttgcaggagggcgccgaacaccttagcaccggccctggtcgcAATGGTTCAGTTATTCTGATGGTTGCGATGTTTCAGATCGATATCCCGATGTTTGAGGGGAAAAAagtacaaataaaaaaatatatacggtTGTGCTAATAAGGTTACATACCCTAGCACAATTTGTGAttgtctggccatttgtcagagaatatgaatgataactcacaatcttttctttcactcatggttagtggttgggtgaagccatttattgtcaaacaataactaactaactaaattcattttggatagggttaaattcatgttattCACCTAAttcacaatttctgagcgttttttgaggaaacaatcgtcagttaagtggttaacaatGTTTTTGTGTGATTTAAACAATCTTCTTACCTTTTCTTCTAACAGCCTTCTTGCCCCTTCACATCCTTAATATCATTGCAATATAATTCTATAGATTGTCTGCTTGCAAGCAAGGCCATACCTCTGTCTGTTTGTTGACACTCAGTTGTGGCACTGCGTTTTGGTGCAACATAAATAAGTTGACAATTATAGAAATTGAATGGCTGATCTATGCATTTTATTATTTTCTGGGTATCAAGTGTGTGGGGTGAATGAGGGTTACTTACACTATGTTAGAGGaggagttactggtatgaacataaATATTAATCTTTAATTAGCCTCTTGATCCAAGATGagtagctacagatgtagccatgttcatcgtggctacatctgcgctaAACGTGCAGTTCCGACGTGGCTAGGCACGCCCGAACTTAGTCATGCCTAGCTGCTTCAATAGCCGCTCCCATTCATGCATGCGGTCGCACCTAACcataatgagcgtggctacatctgtagcaaaAGTACACTTAACAGCATCCTGGATCCACTGTGTTTAAAGTTTGTGTGTTGCTTCTTTGATTTGGCAAATACCTTGAAAGGAGCAAGCTAACTCCGGACATACTCCGGACATACCATACAACAGAGGCTCCGGGATACCACTAAAGATTGTTTATGTTAATATTAAGTGTTCAGTCAAAATGAAAGCTGGAGGCCATCTTGTTCACAGGTAAAGTAAAAATTTCTGTAAGACATTTCTCTTCGATCATGTTCTCCGTGAAACactttgggcgggattcaattcttttcaccccttttcacacccgttctgtttctgccctccgggacgttgtatcattatttcagctcgctacccccggagtagcgaggcacccaaccctttacacagctaaacctgattactatgggcgcaatatgcacgataacggagatcattttagaaaggaaattgggcgtgatatacagtataatttgaatctcaccctttgtGTTATTATGTTCTGCTATTTCTCCACAGGGTTTCCCAGGCTTGCACTTGATTTCTCATTCCATGTGGCTATGTTTTGACTACAACAAAAACAGTAAGGGGCTTATGTAACAGCCTGCAAGCTGTGTGGGAATTCTAACGACTGCATACAGTATGGACATATATAGAATGATGCTACCTTGTTTAGAAGCACCCGGTTGCTATCTAAGGATCAAACACCAGATTTGAAATTAAATAATACAACACATtagtacaagaaaaaaaaaaaaaagagcaaataGGCATGTGTGGGACATCCAAACTGTAAGAGAggaatttgtaaaataaaaaaaggaagTTAGTGGTTCATTTTGAAGTAATAACCTCGTTTCAAACCACATTGTAGATTGCAAATATTTGCAAATTTGAACTTTGATAGACCGTGATAGGATAGCAATAAAACTTTCCCACTTACTGTATCAAATAATTTTTGCACACTTTTTTCTTTTTGAAGAGAGTCCTTTAACCAATTAATACAGACATCTATATTATGCATGTGCAAATCACCAAAAAATgcgcccattttcccagtgatatttgcagCTTTGCAGCCAGTGCTGGACTGATGGAGTGGTAAGTTTATTTAAATTGGTGCAGGGTGTGTTGTTCCCCCTGTAactaggggcctgtgtgcactgtacacctTGCACCCTGCGTCGGACTGGCTGACCGGGGAACTACTTCCAGTCCATTTATGCAGGAACCTTGTTTAGAGGCACTCGGTTGTCTGCACTCACACCTGCATTCACCTGCGATGCAGTTAGCAGGTGTGAGGTGCCGGATGCTTCTAAACATTCTACTGGTTTAAATGGACCAGAAACTGTTCCCCGGTCAGCCAGTACAACACtgcttgcatccattatagatatgccagtgccaccaactgaagcaagaggtagtgaccAGGTGGAATTGCACCCTTTATGTGCTTTATATGCAGTGTGCCAGGCAACATTGCTATCATCTTTGCTCCCTACTGTACACCGTCACTTTCTATAGATGCATTTAGCATTGTATTCAGTATGTACACAGAGTAAATACATAAAGTACCCGGTGTTGCATGGGTTTAAAAGCTTAAGTTATTATGTTACAGTATTAATGACTTGGatataactgtcaacatattaaaaatagtgCTATTGGTTTTTTTTAGGGTGGGGGGGTTGGTGGGGGTGGAGGGGGCCATTACCCCTACATGGGGATatttcctttctgttcagttttataatcacttttacattctgAGATGGGTTTAGTTTTCCTTCTATTATCAATGTTGAAGTTCCAAGGCTCTTGGATATACATTTTCTTTTTCCCAACTCCATTTCTGTCCGTTATTTTAGTAAATTGATTTATGGTTAGTCAGTCAGTTATTTCAAGTCATTGAATTACGGTTATTTGTCACAGTTGTTACAGTTCATATAAATTTTCATCCAAATCTATCAAGTAGAAGGCCCAGAAcacgctccctgtgtcaaagttctgcccagcatacaccaacgggaGATCTGAACAGGACCTAAAACCACTAGTACTTTATGTCTTCAGGGATCCAATGTTACCTCTTTGTGAAGTTTTaattcaaatccatccagtggaatgcCCGTAACAGGCTCACTGCGTCAAAATTCATCCCAGTGTGCACCAAAAGGAGGTCCAACCTGGACCCTAACCCCCTAAAACCTGTCCCGGATCCAACTGGACCGCCTTGTGTCTGATTAAATCGGTGCAGGGTGTCCAAAGGCATAACCAAACAGGCAAACAAACTGACCAATTCATTTTATATAaaagatacagtatataaattttaaTAATCCATGTGACcaccacaagaaaggggaaggagtAAAGAACAGAAAGAGGATGTTCCAGGACAAGAAAAAGATGAGTTAGGATTCATTAATTCTCCCCTAAAAAAACAGTCTAGATTCACCCCAGGCATCAAGTGCAGTTCCACCAACCACAGGGTCCTGCACATTAAACTCTGGAAAAAAGTTGTCCTTTTGTATTTCACAAATGTTATGCAGAACACAGCAGGCTGCTACTAAATTGAGCATGATTATCAAGTCCACATGATTGCGTTTCATAAAACAGCACCGGCGTCCTTTTAATTGGCCAAATGCATTATCTGCACCCATCTGAACAGAactcaggggggtatatttactaaaattcgtatcttcccatttgaggtcaaagttcaattacgaatgacatcgaaagtgtaaagttgcaactttttgaatttattacgactaatttactaagcagccgtattctgcattttcggttttaccgatgtcgatgtcattcgttttttttggcagtgttttacgtgagtgacttgtaaaacactgccgactttaatacaatgaatctcgtccggatctgagagatccgtgctgggcttcattgtgcaccttgtttaaaaaaaatgtttaaaagtaaaaaaaaaattgcgtggggtcccccctcttaagccaaaccagcctcgggctctttgagccgatcctggttgcaaaaatatggggaaaaatgatagaggttcccccatatttaaacaaccagcactgggctctgtgcctggtcctggttccaaaaatacgggggacaaaaagcgtaggggtcccccgtatttttgaaaccagcaccgggctccactagctggacagataatgccacagccgggggtcacttttattcagcgccctgcggccgtggcattaaatacccaaccagtcacttatgtctaagagggtttcatcagccaatcagggagcgtcacattgtggcaccctcctgattggctgtgtgctcctgtactgtatgacaggcggcacacggcagtgttacaatgtagcgcctatgcgctccattgtaaccaatggtgggaactttgtggtcagcggtgaggtcactttcggtcaaccgctgaccaaaaagttcccaccattggttataatggagcgcataggcgctacattgtaacactgccgggtgccgcctgtcatacagtacaggagcacacagccaatcaggagggtgccacaatgtagcgctccctgattggctgatgaaaccctcttagacataagtcagagggggtttctggcattcggggaaaggggtcccatgtgaaaacatggggcccctttcagttcgaggtcgggtgtctgtttttttattttgacaagtacgtggattacaaatggattacaagaagaagagccttctaccctggattttgtgagtataattttttcaacaggtacaccatggattctacatagagaagaggaccgaccctcgtgtgaacataaggtaagtatgtgtatatggtggtgtggatgtatgtattaaagttatactttcaaggtgtgtgacttatgtctttattggggtatttttttagtagtagtactacaggtaccagcgggcccggtttccgccgcatgctggtacttgtggttctccaagtaccagcttgcgggggaggcttgcaggaacttgtagtactgctactacaaacaatattcaacacttttaacaaaggctataagccccccatccgcagcccttggatggggggacagcctcgggcttcacccctggcccttgggtggctggaggggggaccccttgatttaaggggttctcactcctccagggtaccccggccaggggtgactggttgggtatttaatgccacggccgcagggcactgtataaaagtgacccctggctgtggcattatctgtccagctagtggagcacggtgctggtttcaaaaatacgggggacccctacgctttttgtcccccatatttttggaaccaggaccaggcgcagagcccgatgctggttgtttaaatatgggggaacccctgacaatttttctcccatatttttgcaaccaggaccggctcaaagagcccaaggctggtttggcttaggaggggggaccccacgcatttttttttaacaaattaaaacatttcccaccccttcccactgaaaaacatgcacggatctcatggatccgtgcatgcctatccaatcacggtaaaaaaaagcaggtctggttttttttagcactttttcacgaattgtatttcagcacggcagtgtttagctattgtcggccgtgtttgtgatttgcactttttattaaatgaccgatttctaccaaattgctggagtatttgaccgatggtgtattgattcataattttttcctaggacttccaaaatattacgaatgccctcatcactgccgtgatttttgcttagtaaattaccgagatgacactttgaagaaaaaacggcatctcggtcaaaatcgggaccttagtaaatatacaccaggGTGTGTGTGTAGGAGAAAAATTCTTGGGACCACTCTAGATGTTGGGTGTAGCCCAAAGGGTATATTGCATCCCCAATGAGGTGAACTGGGATCTCCACTCCATCTACATACATCAATTTCTGTTAAAAAACATAATATAATCACTATAATGCAGAGGTGAGGGTCATGAATGTGACTGAAATGTTATGTTGCAAATCACTGCATAATATCTATGTGTTTTCACCAGTGGCATCTCTACATGGGGGGCTGCAGGTTAGTTCAaatttcaaaaaggggagcaacatggactgtcaccaactgccatttcaaactgactcactggcagttggtgtggctcccgtaTTTGAATTTTTAACTaagctgcagccccacctgtggAGTCTCCCCTGGTATACAcacatattggggctaattcagatgggGTCAGAGTTGCTGTCACTACCTTGGAAGCATCAATTACAAGTAGACACTTCCTACTACAGTAGTGATCCAACCTGTGTTCTATCGGACCTCTCACTCACCATCGGTTGGCTTGCAGCACTGGCTTTTGGCTTTAGGAAAACAggggccaacccccccccccctgcccccccagaCAGTAGCAGACGGTCATTGCTGCCATTCTGCTTCCTTCACCGCAGGACGCGTTTGTGCACATACtagtgtggtcattccgagttgatcgctagctgctttcgtttgctgcgcagcgatcaggtaaaaaaacggcacttcttcgcatgcatatggtgcgcaatgtgcatgcgtgacgtactttcacaaaatataacgcagtttcacacaaggtctagcaacgcttttcagttgcactgctgaccgcagagtgattgacaggaagtgggagtttctgggtggtaactgaccgttttcggggagtgtgtgtaaaaacgcaggcgtgtccgataCAAACacgggcgtgcctggaaaaacgcaggtatggCTGGCCAAactcagggcgtgttcgtgatgtcaaaactggaactaaacagtctgaagtgatcgctaggttggagtaagtatcgagctgctcagaaactgcacaatctttttttgtagcaatgctgcgaacctttcgctcacacttctgctaagctaagatacactcccagagggcggcagcttagtgtttgcactgctgctaaaagcagctagcgagcgaacaacttggaatgagggccacagtacggatCCTGCACATGAGTACTTTGCACATGAAGAACAAATCCGATGGGATCTGAATGACCCTCATTCTGCAGCACATTACACATAACATTTTCTACATTTACAACATTTGCTACATCAGTTGAGATTGCAATCCAAATTGACTATTGTATGGAGACACACAAAATAAAAATTACAGATAATTTGCTTACAGAAATAATTTCCCCCAACAAAGTATTTCTGACTGGTTATGTGGAGGTCACGTTTGACCGGGTAAGTGGAACTAATGCTAGCACAAACCAGGTTTAAACATCTGGCAACTAGGGGAGGGGGACGGAATGACAGGGGCAGAATACGCATTACCTGCTGTAACACATGAATATTGGTTTAGGGCAGACAATTAGAAAAAGGACAATACATATCTCTGTAGGGAAAAGCCATGCACCATTCTTCTCCTCTGCAATACTAATAAGATTGGATTTGGTAAGAACTCTGGCATCATGTGATCATCCAGGCCAGCCTATGAACACATCTGGGAAACTAAAATAAATGTGTATTATATATTATAGATAAAAAGAAAAACATTGGGTATGAAACGATCATTGGTAAAACAGTGTGGTCCACTATGACCTGTAGGATGAGTGAATGTGGTAGTAGAGGTAGTAGACTGCTGGGTGGGCAAtactggggatgtgtgtcccatttaTATCACCAGCATACTGCGGATACCCAGGCCCGAGGAAGCCTTGAATGTGTCATCTAGGTTCTGTCCTTGTGGCACGGAGATGAAGTGATAGAAGAGGGTATCCAGCATAGCCCACATCACCTGGTGGTCAATGTTACAGACTGTGCCAATATCAACTCTACACAAACAGCAAAATGTGTGGTACTCTCCAGGGAAGCATACCACCAGAGCAGAATGGCTGATCTCCTGCTTGGTGCAATGGGCCTCTGGAAGTTGGTGGTCTGCTTGGTAAGTGCTGAGGTCAGTAGAcccaatgtacagtatgctgtaataTAATGTAGCATGCAACATGAAATGTGTCATCCACTGCTCCCCCTGCAAAGCTTCCACAATCTGCATGAAAGCTTCTTCGTGTCTGTGGTCTCTTCCCCACATTCTTTGGCCAGTCACAGAGCTACTGTAATTCTGATGATGGCTGTAACACTGGATGATATCATCGCTCTCCTCCTGCACCCTCTCAGCgaaaaattgcgccctcctcctcctccaaccCTGCACTTGGCAGTACCAAGTCAGAAACTGCATCATTCTTTCAGTCACTGTATATAAACAACAGAAAGCAGCAATCATGAACTCCGGGATACACAAAGGTACTCAGTCAGCCATCACTGCTGCAGTCCTCATCTCTTTTTTTCCCTTTTGTGACATCATCTTTGTTAACCTAAATAATGCCATTTCTAAGGACATCCACAGGTTTTGCACGGCTGacctgggttcagtgtgaaaggggttgaTCTGGGAACAACCCAGGTTTAATGTCCGACCCAGGTTGAAACCGTGTTCAAATTCCCAGGTCGGACCTGGGATATTGGTGGTAAAAAGGGGTATTACTGGAACAATTAACATATTATAATCAAAACAGAGTTATATCATTAAATGTAGCTCATTAACTGTAACTAGCATTGTGATCCCAACTTTTTTCAATGCTTCTTTTTGCCAAATAGTAATCTTATCAGAGCCTTCTTCACATCGTTGttccgtagactgtagatcagagggttTATCATGGGAGTGACAACTGCGTACAGCACAGTAAAGACTGGTTCTAGGACATcagagtattctgatggtggcatCATGTACACAGAAAAGCTTGTCATATAGTAAATAATAAGGATTGTCagatgggatgagcaggtggagaaggctttgttTCTGCCGTCCTTAGATTTTATCTGAAAGATGACCCTGAAAATTTTCACATAAGATGCCAAACAGGACATTGTTGGAAAAGATCCTAACAACAATAATTCTATATAGATAACAATATAAATGTCATCACTGCCAGTACAGGAGATGTTAATCAGAGCTTTAGTgtcacagaaaaactggtgtatggtgcgagaatgacagaaggacatgtgtgacACTGGGATTGTAAACACAAATGCATTTAAAAATCCAAATATCCAACTGCCAGATACCAGTAAGATACAGTGTTTCTTATTCAGAATGTagtgatagtgtaaaggatcacatatagcaacatagCGGTCATATGCCATGATGAATATCAGAAGATCCTCTGTGGAAGCAGCCAAATCataaaagtacatctgggtgaagcattgtatgaaggacactgtattatctccagatagtaacatgtacagcaggttagggacagtagtggttgtataacagatatctactaaggccaggttacagagaaatagatacatgggggtgtgtaactgAGCCTCACTATATATGACTGTTATAATGATAAAATTGATGAGCACtccatatatatatagaaagaaaaacACACTGGCAATAAATGATGTATATTCAAGTTTTGTGGAAAATGGCACCAAGTGGAAATCTTCATTGAAAGTCTGGTTCCTCATGTCACAGTCGGGTCATAAAGAAACATTGCTTGTCATTATTCTGGGTTATCCTATTCTTTGTTCCCAGAGGTTCCTGGAGAGGTGATTAGTTGCTCTGCCGTATCACTGTCCCTGAGTCTGTCCGGCTGATGCCCTTTCTGCCCAACTTCTCACCCACTATTAGGACCACATTACCCCAATGGGTTGGTCAACTTGAATAAAAATATCTATAATATAAAAGTGTAAACATAGTGATTCATCATGAAAAGTCCAGTCGCAAAGCGATGAGGGCACAATGGTTCGCTGTACAGCCTAGCCATCCAATAAAATTATCACAGCCCAACTACAGTACTGTGGAATTATTAAATATGGTATAAAataacatttatgtatacatttaagGGTACAAAGATGCATCCTCTACATGTGTATCCATGTAAGTTTTCATCATGATGAAGAGAGAATTATATGTAAATTCAAGGTTCATAAAAGTAtgaattttttttaatcttttgtaACAGGCAAAACGTTTCCTAATTAGAGCTTTGCCGTTTGTCAGTCTGATCAAAGAACTGTTATTCTGCATCAAAAACTGTAAATCGGGCCGTCAGCAGCTATATGGCATACTGCCACCGCCATACCTCCCCCCATTGCCCCACATTCAATCGCCCTGTCAGCCACCATCCCCACCCGATCACACATGGCAGCCATGGAAATTCACTCTTGGAAACAAAATTTTGTTACCTGTCATTATTTCCCGCCATACACACCTCTAACTCATACAGATCTTTTTGCAGAGCTGTGTCACCTCCAattattcttcttcttattattattattattattaatagtttcttatatagcgcagaaaattctgttgcgctttacaattggaaatagcaATGATATAactaaactgggtaataacaaacagtcatagaggtaggaaggccctgctcgcaagcttacactctatagggaaataggcatatatacaaggaaaggtggtatatattgcatagttgtccgccagattgcagaggttcttggtgggctgtatgatacggtcacacagcaatgatgaaccagggagaggaagggaaagtaaagaatgagaagacatgtgaggatatgtgtggactgcgcagagtggatgcaatttgataggaaggtttatgaaagttatgtgggcggttctggaatttgatacgcttgcctgaagaagtacgttttcagggaacgcttgaaggtttggagactaggggagagtctaattgtgcgtggtagggcattccacagagtgggtgcagcccgatgaaagtcctgcaatcatgagtgaATTATCCATATAAAGCAGAATCATTAGCATATATCCATAAATAATTGCTTTATAACAGCTGTTTTATACTGTAATTCTATATAAAACAATTTTTTGCTGGTATGCATGacttacatatactgtacagtacgcaGAGATGCAAATGTAGGTTCATAAGGAAATGTAGCTGTTGTAATGCTATATTACATCCTAAGTGAGCTGTACAACATATTACAGTGAGTGGGGACACAACAACCTGACTCTAGATACTTAGATCATCGGaatgctcacagcagcacagagtagcccCATCCATGTGTCTGTGGAGTAAatgaggccggggggggggggagggattagGTGACCAGAGCAGCTACTGCAGGAACCTGGGCTACTATGGATCTGTCTCTTCACGTCTCCCTGCACTGTTTGCTGTCACATACACAGGGATGTGCACAGAGAGCTCCACAGCTGCGAGAGTCGCTTAAGGGAGACGGTCCAAAGATGCAGAGTTCAGACCATTCCGGCCATGCTGCTCCCATTCCCTCTGCTCGAGTGCCGCAAGGTCTTGTAACATCTCCCTGTATCATTTGCTGTGTGTCATACATGGGGACATGCATAGTGAGCTCCACAGCACCACAGGTAACAGCAGGCAACCGGACCAGCATTCCCGAGTCCGAACCATCCGGTGGTCACTCAATTCCAGTTGgggatgcattattattattattattattattttattatttattttgcacACACATAttgcgcagcactttacagagaatactggGCCATTTaaatgggtgtagtactggtgaccggcggtctcctgaccgccggtcaccttaccgacgccgggatcccggcagcataccggcgccaggattccggcggggaggggcgagtgcagcaagccccttgcgggctcgctgcgctcgccacgctgcgggctcggtggcgacctgcggtcgccacgggttctattcccactctatgggtgtcgtggacacccacaagtggaaatagtccctgttggtcggcatgccgaccatcggcatagtgagccgtcgggctcacggaggaggtcatgtgactgtcggtcagctgaccggcggtcacatgaataccacccatttaaatcagtccctgccccagtggagctcacaatctatattcATTACCACATGTACTGTACAAGCAGACAcaatcatgctagggttaatta
Protein-coding regions in this window:
- the LOC134944316 gene encoding olfactory receptor 1G1-like, which translates into the protein MYFYDLAASTEDLLIFIMAYDRYVAICDPLHYHYILNKKHCILLVSGSWIFGFLNAFVFTIPVSHMSFCHSRTIHQFFCDTKALINISCTGSDDIYIVIYIELLLLGSFPTMSCLASYVKIFRVIFQIKSKDGRNKAFSTCSSHLTILIIYYMTSFSVYMMPPSEYSDVLEPVFTVLYAVVTPMINPLIYSLRNNDVKKALIRLLFGKKKH